A section of the Marinimicrobium koreense genome encodes:
- a CDS encoding DEAD/DEAH box helicase gives MTFAELGLRAELLRALDDAGYSVPTPIQAKAIPTVLQGGDLMAAAQTGTGKTAGFTLPLLENMSRKDVSGQKYRPVRALILTPTRELAAQVHDSVRTYGKHLPLRSTVVFGGVSINPQMMTLRKGVDILVATPGRLLDLVQQNALQLDRVETLVLDEADRMLDMGFIHDIKKVLKLLPKQKQTLLFSATFSDEIKQLADKLLNQPELIEVAPRNTTAERITQRVHPVDRNRKRELLSYLIGDGDWKQVLVFTRTKHGANRLTEQLQNDGITAAAIHGNKSQGARTKALADFKSGKVRTLVATDIAARGIDIDQLPYVVNYELPNVPEDYVHRIGRTGRAEREGVAVSLVCVDEHNFMRNIEKLIKTNVEKVVVDGFEPDPSIRPEPIQLGRQNNGGGRGRSAKPGGNRARNSAPSSARKNSNGGRPNQKSRQRRA, from the coding sequence ATGACATTTGCTGAACTCGGCCTTCGCGCCGAACTCCTGCGTGCGCTTGACGACGCGGGCTACTCCGTACCTACGCCCATTCAGGCCAAAGCCATTCCCACCGTCCTCCAAGGCGGCGATCTGATGGCGGCCGCCCAGACCGGTACCGGTAAAACCGCCGGCTTTACCCTGCCGCTGCTGGAAAACATGAGTCGTAAGGACGTATCCGGCCAGAAGTATCGCCCGGTACGCGCGCTCATCCTGACGCCGACCCGCGAACTCGCCGCCCAGGTACACGACAGCGTGCGCACCTATGGCAAGCATCTTCCGCTGCGCTCCACCGTGGTTTTCGGTGGGGTGAGCATCAACCCCCAGATGATGACGCTGCGCAAAGGCGTGGACATTCTGGTGGCCACACCGGGCCGCCTTCTGGACCTGGTACAGCAGAACGCTCTGCAACTGGACCGGGTGGAAACCCTGGTATTGGACGAAGCGGACCGCATGCTGGATATGGGCTTTATTCACGACATCAAAAAAGTCCTGAAGCTGCTGCCCAAACAGAAACAGACCCTGCTGTTCTCCGCTACTTTCTCGGATGAAATCAAGCAACTGGCGGACAAGCTGCTGAACCAGCCCGAGCTGATCGAAGTCGCGCCGCGCAACACCACCGCCGAGCGCATCACCCAGCGGGTTCACCCGGTGGACCGCAATCGCAAGCGCGAGCTGTTGTCCTACCTTATTGGTGATGGTGACTGGAAGCAGGTGCTGGTATTCACCCGTACCAAACATGGCGCCAACCGCTTGACCGAGCAACTGCAGAATGACGGCATTACTGCGGCCGCCATTCACGGCAACAAGAGTCAGGGCGCACGTACCAAAGCACTGGCCGATTTCAAAAGCGGCAAGGTTCGCACTCTGGTCGCCACCGATATCGCCGCTCGCGGTATCGACATTGATCAGCTGCCCTACGTGGTGAACTACGAGCTGCCCAATGTGCCGGAAGATTACGTCCACCGCATCGGTCGCACCGGCCGTGCCGAGCGTGAGGGTGTGGCGGTTTCTCTGGTGTGTGTGGATGAGCACAACTTCATGCGCAACATTGAGAAGCTGATCAAAACCAACGTGGAAAAAGTTGTGGTCGACGGCTTTGAGCCGGACCCGAGTATTCGCCCGGAGCCCATTCAACTGGGTCGCCAGAACAATGGCGGCGGTCGGGGCCGAAGCGCCAAACCGGGCGGCAACCGTGCCCGCAACAGCGCGCCGTCCAGCGCCCGCAAGAATAGTAATGGCGGTCGACCAAATCAGAAAAGTCG